A region of Salvelinus alpinus chromosome 6, SLU_Salpinus.1, whole genome shotgun sequence DNA encodes the following proteins:
- the LOC139578635 gene encoding coiled-coil domain-containing protein 18 — translation MNKVQGELSEREQQMLRIRRDSVTKAFQLSKMEKMLAETRGKLDKKTEPGTESKGRDNRDDMVQDLEDKVRFTRRDRRNSLHRTQLLESQMKTVKGELVDTLDHLQELRDRLRRSQANAEQRKVDMEKLQAGMR, via the exons ATGAATAAGGTTCAGGGTGAGCTGAGTGAGCGAGAGCAGCAGATGCTGCGTATACGGAGAGACAGCGTCACGAAGGCCTTCCAGCTCTCCAAGATGGAGAAGATGCTAGCCGAGACCAGAGGAAAGCTGGACAAGAAGACTGAGCCTGGTACAGAAAGTAAAGGACGGGACAACCGGGACGACATGG TCCAGGACCTGGAGGATAAGGTGCGTTTCaccaggagagacaggaggaactcCCTGCACCGCACCCAGCTGCTGGAGAGCCAGATGAAGACTGTGAAGGGAGAGCTGGTGGACACACTGGACCACCTGCAGGAGCTGCGAGACAGGCTGAGACGCTCACAGGCCAACGCAGAGCAGCGCAAAGTTGACATGGAGAAACTGCAAGCAGGGATGAGGTGA